A genomic region of Quadrisphaera sp. RL12-1S contains the following coding sequences:
- a CDS encoding helix-turn-helix domain-containing protein has translation MLKRVLTVEELLQAPGLGLDLLVAGDLALPVLGAHTIEIDGVGNWLERGWVMLTTGMRFTDGRASSHSFGELVAELTACRAPALLFGVGVHFDRVPEELLTAARTSGLTVAAVRADVPFWTIESYVSRALDRRDSLLARQELELQNGLLETLAGDDPVRALVHRLGLLIRGTAVLYEESGRVVASTGEGPAMLIWNEIKDARPAQFRVVVGRWHVVARPTVLRGVGYWIALGSRRAEVLDELAEPVLEATQRLLGAVRGVRSLSTAQAVAESSEILSLLRAGITPEASTRLWDRLRSYRFQRGRPLRCFLATALPQPTQTQPGLQGGSPADEILQVAQEYGLPLAFDQHNEHGQQSQISGMVGEEIGVDPWTSTVLQNFHMGVSEPFVDLHQARAHFRDAERALRVAVRRAGYRGLTKGAMEQPARSAGLLVRFEDADIINWLLSSRSPDAVATKTNQQFSQLLAHEDLVVTLVAYFTRGMDITATADELFMHPNSVRYRLRRIEKIIEAPLASAAVIANLYVALHDRISRAEQ, from the coding sequence GTGCTCAAACGCGTTCTCACCGTGGAAGAGCTCCTGCAGGCACCCGGATTGGGGCTGGACCTCCTCGTGGCGGGCGATCTCGCCCTTCCGGTGCTCGGTGCCCACACCATCGAAATCGACGGCGTGGGGAACTGGCTCGAGCGCGGTTGGGTGATGCTCACGACGGGCATGCGCTTCACAGATGGTCGTGCGTCGTCTCACTCGTTCGGCGAGTTGGTCGCCGAGCTCACTGCTTGCCGTGCTCCGGCGCTGCTGTTCGGCGTGGGCGTGCACTTCGACCGGGTGCCGGAGGAGCTCTTGACGGCGGCCCGGACCAGCGGCCTGACGGTGGCGGCGGTGAGGGCCGATGTGCCCTTCTGGACGATCGAGAGCTACGTCTCGCGGGCCCTGGACAGGCGAGACTCCCTGCTGGCGAGGCAGGAGCTGGAGCTGCAGAACGGCCTGCTGGAGACGCTGGCCGGCGACGACCCGGTACGCGCTCTCGTGCACCGCCTCGGGCTGCTCATCCGCGGGACGGCGGTCCTGTACGAGGAGTCCGGGCGCGTGGTGGCCTCCACCGGAGAGGGGCCAGCCATGCTGATCTGGAACGAGATCAAGGATGCGCGCCCCGCCCAGTTCCGCGTGGTGGTGGGCCGCTGGCACGTGGTGGCGCGTCCGACGGTTCTTCGCGGCGTCGGCTACTGGATCGCCCTCGGCTCCCGGCGAGCCGAGGTCCTGGACGAGCTGGCTGAGCCGGTGCTTGAGGCAACGCAACGGCTCCTGGGCGCCGTTCGCGGGGTCCGGTCCCTGTCTACGGCCCAGGCGGTCGCCGAGTCGAGTGAGATCCTCAGCCTCCTGCGCGCCGGGATCACACCTGAGGCCTCGACCCGGCTGTGGGACAGGCTGCGCAGCTACAGGTTTCAGAGGGGGCGGCCGCTGCGGTGCTTCCTCGCCACCGCACTTCCTCAGCCGACCCAGACCCAGCCCGGTCTACAAGGTGGTAGCCCCGCAGATGAGATTTTGCAGGTCGCTCAGGAGTATGGGCTGCCACTCGCCTTCGACCAGCACAACGAGCACGGCCAGCAAAGTCAGATCTCGGGCATGGTGGGGGAGGAGATCGGGGTCGACCCGTGGACGTCCACCGTCCTGCAGAACTTCCACATGGGCGTCAGCGAGCCTTTCGTCGACCTGCACCAGGCCAGGGCGCACTTCCGAGACGCAGAGCGGGCGCTTCGGGTGGCTGTGCGAAGAGCCGGCTATCGCGGCCTGACCAAGGGGGCGATGGAACAGCCCGCCCGGAGCGCCGGGCTGCTAGTGCGGTTCGAGGACGCTGACATCATCAACTGGCTGCTTTCCAGTCGCAGTCCAGACGCCGTGGCCACGAAGACCAACCAGCAGTTCAGCCAGCTGCTCGCGCATGAGGACCTCGTGGTGACGCTCGTCGCGTACTTCACACGGGGCATGGACATCACCGCCACCGCCGATGAACTGTTCATGCACCCCAACTCGGTCCGCTACCGACTTAGGCGCATCGAGAAGATCATCGAGGCTCCGCTGGCCTCGGCGGCTGTGATCGCCAACCTCTACGTCGCCCTGCATGACCGGATCTCGCGTGCAGAGCAATGA
- a CDS encoding hydantoinase/oxoprolinase family protein — protein MSALRVAVDVGGTFTDVCIFDEETRSLRVTKVPSTPHDPMEAVMAGVERGGVDLSQVSLFSHGTTVATNALITRRFPNAALVTTRGFRDVIEIRDGTKDDLWDAYKDVAGPYIRRRDRFEVTERTDAAGRVVTPLDEAEARQLASLLGRRGVTTVAVCFLNSYANTENERRMAEVLREVLPEANISTSAEILPEIFEYDRFNTTVANAVLAPLVTGYVDRLAERLKDGGYRGDLLLLHSGGGSMTPRMVGKFPVRLAASGIAAGAIAARHLSTQCGFPNAIGLDMGGTSTDICLVHGGEVRMTKEWSVEYGYPITFPSIEVLTIGAGGGSLAWIDEARSLRNGPQSAGASPGPACYGSGGNEPTNTDANLLLGRLGPSLAGGAKELDVQMAEKALSSLAGPLGLELAEAAGAVLRVANANMADAVRLVSIRRGYDPRNFALIAFGGAGALHGAEVARELNIPTVIVPPNPGVTSALGCLLVDIRHDLSAMFSHLTTDADASEFERTFADLEREATHRLTQEGVSSHEAVLQRNASMRYSGQWRSLVIDVGAGEGALESAVERFHQEHEREFAFRRDDTPVEIYQLGLRAIGTTPKPAFAAHEVTPRPAPHSQSTRRAWFPETGWVDAAVHQRSDLPAGAQLTGPAVIDQLDSTTVIPPGTRAEVDAWLNILIHLTED, from the coding sequence GTGTCTGCACTGAGAGTGGCCGTCGACGTCGGCGGAACCTTCACCGATGTCTGCATCTTCGACGAGGAGACGCGGAGCCTCCGCGTGACCAAGGTCCCCTCCACCCCCCACGACCCCATGGAGGCCGTCATGGCCGGGGTGGAGCGCGGCGGCGTCGACCTGAGCCAGGTCTCGCTGTTCTCCCACGGCACCACCGTCGCCACCAACGCCCTCATCACACGCAGGTTCCCGAACGCCGCCCTCGTCACCACCCGCGGTTTCCGGGACGTCATCGAGATCCGCGACGGCACCAAGGACGACCTGTGGGACGCCTACAAGGACGTCGCCGGGCCCTACATCCGCCGGCGCGACCGCTTCGAGGTGACCGAGCGCACTGATGCCGCCGGCCGTGTGGTCACACCCCTCGATGAGGCCGAGGCGCGGCAGCTGGCGAGCCTGCTGGGGCGGCGCGGCGTGACCACCGTGGCGGTGTGCTTCCTCAACTCTTACGCCAACACTGAGAATGAGCGTCGCATGGCCGAGGTGCTCCGCGAGGTGCTGCCCGAGGCGAACATCTCCACGTCGGCGGAGATCTTGCCCGAGATCTTCGAGTACGACCGCTTCAACACGACCGTCGCCAACGCCGTCCTGGCCCCCCTGGTGACGGGGTACGTCGATCGCCTCGCCGAGCGCCTGAAGGACGGCGGCTACCGCGGCGACCTCCTCCTTCTCCATTCCGGCGGCGGCTCGATGACACCCCGCATGGTCGGGAAGTTCCCCGTGCGGCTCGCAGCATCCGGTATCGCTGCGGGAGCGATCGCAGCGCGCCACCTGTCGACCCAGTGCGGCTTCCCCAACGCCATCGGGTTGGACATGGGCGGGACGAGCACGGACATCTGCCTTGTCCACGGCGGCGAAGTCCGCATGACCAAGGAGTGGTCGGTCGAGTACGGCTACCCGATCACCTTCCCCAGCATCGAGGTCCTCACCATCGGCGCCGGCGGCGGGTCTCTGGCCTGGATCGATGAGGCCAGGTCCCTGCGCAACGGGCCGCAGTCGGCGGGAGCGAGCCCCGGGCCGGCCTGCTACGGCTCCGGCGGGAACGAGCCGACCAACACAGACGCCAACCTCCTGCTGGGACGGCTGGGCCCCAGCCTGGCCGGGGGAGCCAAGGAGCTCGACGTCCAGATGGCCGAGAAGGCCCTTTCCAGCCTCGCCGGCCCGCTGGGCCTGGAGCTCGCTGAGGCGGCCGGGGCCGTCCTCCGCGTGGCGAACGCGAACATGGCCGATGCCGTGCGGCTAGTCTCCATCCGCCGGGGATACGACCCGCGCAACTTCGCGCTCATCGCCTTCGGAGGCGCAGGCGCCCTGCATGGCGCGGAGGTCGCCCGGGAACTCAACATCCCGACCGTGATCGTACCGCCTAACCCTGGAGTGACCTCGGCTCTAGGGTGCCTGCTCGTCGACATCCGCCACGACCTGTCGGCCATGTTCTCCCACCTGACCACCGATGCGGACGCCTCTGAGTTCGAGCGGACGTTCGCCGACCTCGAGCGCGAGGCGACCCACCGCCTCACCCAGGAGGGTGTCAGCTCCCACGAGGCGGTCCTGCAGAGGAATGCCTCGATGCGCTACAGCGGCCAGTGGCGCTCCCTGGTGATCGACGTTGGCGCGGGCGAGGGGGCCCTGGAGTCCGCCGTCGAGCGCTTCCACCAAGAGCACGAGCGGGAGTTCGCCTTCCGCAGGGACGACACCCCGGTGGAGATCTACCAGCTGGGGCTGCGGGCCATCGGCACGACTCCGAAGCCAGCCTTCGCCGCCCACGAGGTGACCCCTCGCCCCGCCCCGCATTCGCAGAGCACACGGCGGGCGTGGTTTCCCGAGACCGGCTGGGTCGACGCCGCTGTCCACCAGCGTTCGGACCTGCCGGCAGGTGCGCAGCTCACCGGTCCAGCCGTCATCGACCAGCTCGACTCAACGACCGTGATCCCCCCGGGCACGAGGGCCGAGGTCGACGCCTGGCTGAACATCCTGATCCACCTGACGGAGGACTGA